TAGTGGATGTAGTGCATGCTACAGCATATAGAAACGTTGGAGAGTCCCCTGCTACTATCAGCGATCAGGAAAATTTACCAATGAGTGATGCCTATGTACCTCCGATTGAGAACTATTTTAGCTGTACATCTGAACTGTTAGGTATGGATTATTTGCTCCATCAGGGTAGTTCTGCTCCGATACCTGTTAAAAAATTTGATTTTAGTGGTCTATTTCGTCACAATATTGCTTTTTTGTATGCCATTCGCATCAATCAATCTCGTTTTGCATTCTGTCCTGGAGTTGGGTTTAGCTCCTTAAAGTACTACTTTGATCATATGGCTAACTCCAGTGGTAAAAAAATTTATAAGACGCTTACAAGAGTAGGTGAAAAACGCACAGAATGCAAACAAATCGATGAAACACAACTAATAGGTAATGATGGAGAGGTAACGGGATCGCAATTCAACATTTCGTATTTTGATGTTATGTTTAGAGTTAGATTTAACAGTGTCTTGGATGAGCCTAAAGAAGGGTTCCATGTCTGGTTAGGCATGAAGCTTGGTTTTCGCATAGGAGCTACCACTACTATTGATTACTCTGAATATAATGAAACAGGAGCATCCCTGGTTAGGAGTGGTAGTTTTAATTTGAGTAGAGCGCACCTTTCTTGGCAAGGTGGACTTGGTTACAGCCGTTTTGGACTTATCGTAACGCATGGGTTAAGCTCCCTTTTTGATGAAAATAGAGGACCAGATAATGCTATTCGACCCCTTTCCGTAGGGCTTTATATAGATCTATTATAGACTGATGGTGTATTTTATGATTTAAGTTTCTCCATATATTAAGATAATATTTTTTTCCTATTTTACTTATTTTATTGTAAGAAATAAATATTATTCGTAAATTCGTTTCACTCTACTGGTGACATGGTGTAGTTTTTGTTGTATCTCTTTAATGTTAGGGGAGATGCCAGAGTGGCCAATTGGGGCGGACTGTAAATCCGTTGCGTAAGCTTCGAAGGTTCGAATCCTTCTCTCCCCACTCAGTAGTTTGTATTAGGTCTAAATGTATAAGCGGGAGTAGCTCAGTTGGTAGAGCGACAGCCTTCCAAGCTGTAGGTCGCGAGTTCGAGGCTCGTCTCCCGCTCTTAAGAGCTTTGTAGGGCCGGTGTAGCTCAGGGGTAGAGTACTTCCTTGGTAAGGAAGGGGTCACGGGTTCAAATCCCGTCATTGGCTCCATATTTGGAGTTAGTGAACTGTCGGGTTACATAGATCCAAAAAGTTATTTGTTTAAATTATTTTATTAAAAATCTAAAGAATATACAGTTATGGCAAAAGAGACATTTGATCGGTCAAAACCGCACGTAAACATTGGTACAATTGGACACGTTGACCATGGTAAGACAACGCTTACTGCTGCTATTACTTCTGTTTTAGCAAAAGCAGGACTAGCAGAGAAGAAAGATTTTTCATCTATTGATGCTGCCCCAGAAGAAAAAGAGCGTGGTATTACCATTAATACTGCTCATGTTGAATATCAAACAAAAAATAGACATTATGCCCACGTGGACTGTCCTGGGCACGCTGATTATGTTAAGAACATGATTACAGGTGCTGCTCAGATGGATGGTGCTATTCTTGTGGTTGCTGCTACGGATGGACCAATGCCCCAAACAAGAGAGCATATCCTATTGGCAAGCCAAATAGGTGTTCCAAGCATAGTAGTCTTTTTGAACAAAGTAGATGCTGTAGATGATCCTGAGATGCTTGAGTTGGTAGAACTCGAAGTGAGAGAACTCTTAAGTGCCTATAAATTTGATGGAGATAATACGCCTATTATCCGTGGGTCTGCGTTAGGTGCTTTAAATAGCGAACCAGAATGGGAAGCTAAAATTCAAGAACTAATGGATGCTGTTGATAATCATATCCAACTTCCAGTTCGGTTAGTAGATCGTGATTTCTTAATGCCAGTAGAGGGTGTATTTACCATTACTGGTCGTGGAACGGTAGCTACGGGTAGGATTGAGAAGGGTGTTGTTCAAACAGGTAATCCGGTTGAAATTATTGGTATGGGAGCTGATAAGTTAACTTCCACAGTTACTGGTATAGAAATGTTCCGTAAAATACTAGATAGAGGAGAAGCTGGTGATAATGTTGGAATTTTGCTTCGTGGTATCGATAAGGAAAGTATTCAACGTGGTATGATTATCTGTAAGCCAGGCAGTGTTAAGCCTTATAGTAAGTTTAAGGCTGAGGTTTATGTTCTAACTAAAGACGAAGGTGGGCGTCACAAACCTTTCTTTAATAAGTATAGGCCACAATGTTATTTTAGAACAACAGATGTTACTGGTGAAATAAAGCTTCCTGAAGGGGTTGAAATGGTTATGCCAGGAGACAATGTTAATTTAGAAATTTCTCTTATTAGTAGCATTGCTATGGAAGTAGGATTGCGTTTTGCTATTCGAGAGGGGGGTAGAACTATTGGCGCTGGAAGGGTTACAGAGATTGTTGAATAATTTTTGATCGCTTCTTTTTCTTTAATTTATTAAAGAAAAGAAGCTTCT
This is a stretch of genomic DNA from Cardinium endosymbiont of Culicoides punctatus. It encodes these proteins:
- a CDS encoding outer membrane beta-barrel protein, which codes for MKNKVVALLLIFFANHAIVDVVHATAYRNVGESPATISDQENLPMSDAYVPPIENYFSCTSELLGMDYLLHQGSSAPIPVKKFDFSGLFRHNIAFLYAIRINQSRFAFCPGVGFSSLKYYFDHMANSSGKKIYKTLTRVGEKRTECKQIDETQLIGNDGEVTGSQFNISYFDVMFRVRFNSVLDEPKEGFHVWLGMKLGFRIGATTTIDYSEYNETGASLVRSGSFNLSRAHLSWQGGLGYSRFGLIVTHGLSSLFDENRGPDNAIRPLSVGLYIDLL
- the tuf gene encoding elongation factor Tu — its product is MAKETFDRSKPHVNIGTIGHVDHGKTTLTAAITSVLAKAGLAEKKDFSSIDAAPEEKERGITINTAHVEYQTKNRHYAHVDCPGHADYVKNMITGAAQMDGAILVVAATDGPMPQTREHILLASQIGVPSIVVFLNKVDAVDDPEMLELVELEVRELLSAYKFDGDNTPIIRGSALGALNSEPEWEAKIQELMDAVDNHIQLPVRLVDRDFLMPVEGVFTITGRGTVATGRIEKGVVQTGNPVEIIGMGADKLTSTVTGIEMFRKILDRGEAGDNVGILLRGIDKESIQRGMIICKPGSVKPYSKFKAEVYVLTKDEGGRHKPFFNKYRPQCYFRTTDVTGEIKLPEGVEMVMPGDNVNLEISLISSIAMEVGLRFAIREGGRTIGAGRVTEIVE